The following are encoded together in the Montipora foliosa isolate CH-2021 chromosome 12, ASM3666993v2, whole genome shotgun sequence genome:
- the LOC137979823 gene encoding uncharacterized protein, whose protein sequence is MSNPVNKAVFVRVVEAIHHDYGGKEQCPWTSAQLKVSCEVYYKSLSNANQRKRKNTEDAHRTTCRRTGRMGAKLEHRINALEKTTWCSETKEEVRQVLTMEYTSSDESSYECDSDREEAELAAYKVKHLSWERSKLTDAKTILDEIYLRSLSARVWRSLVPRIPHSEDSEREVPQNVVGWAVRRPASTARRALITSATVMSSSSDSCNPLASSTPRVERQNRM, encoded by the exons ATGAGCAATCCAGTGAACAAGGCTGTGTTTGTCCGTGTGGTTGAAGCTATACATCATGACTATGGTGGAAAAGAACAATGCCCTTGGACAAGTGCACAACTTAAAG TAAGTTGTGAAGTCTACTATAAGAGCCTTTCCAATGCAAACcagaggaaaaggaaaaacactGAGGATGCTCATAGGACAACTTGCAGAAGGACTGGGAGGATGGGAGCT AAACTTGAGCACAGAATTAATGCTCTTGAAAAGACTACTTGGTGTAGTGAGACAAAAGAGGAAGTAAGGCAGGTCCTCACAATGGAGTACACCAGCTCAGATGAGAGCAGTTATGAATGTGATTCAGATAGGGAGGAAGCAGAACTCGCTGCATACAAAGTGAAGCATCTTTCGTGGGAGCGGTCTAAATTAACAGATGCGAAGACAATCTTGGACGAAATTTATTTAAGATCCTTGTCGGCAAGAGTATGGCGCAGCCTCGTTCCAAGAATTCCACATTCTGAGGATTCAGAAAGAGAAGTCCCACAAAATGTGGTTGGTTGGGCTGTAAGGAGGCCAGCATCTACAGCAAGGAGAGCGTTGATCACCTCAGCTACAGTGATGTCCTCGAGTAGTGACAGTTGCAATCCACTTGCCTCTAGTACTCCTCGAGTGGAGAGGCAGAACCGCATGTGA
- the LOC137980670 gene encoding uncharacterized protein translates to MPEMCATGEGAHSQDQLEESDSINQSQEPHQTKTEDVVENSEDPAEEAEFWDDISDDILNDLGKGQPLPEPNGNASLTRKLTSLLQWFVLFMLLWQANCKISDNGLEWLLRFMFQFLHLLGVTCRCENLVAFCAMFPTSLFVLRQLVHLDRDDFVKYVVCPKCSYLYNPNDCTQRIGEKIVAKCCTHKAFKKGKGAKECGARLAKRVVLADGKECFYPFKVYCFNSVINQVESLLKRPNFAQKCEQWRERDCEDGVYSDVYDGKVWKDFMTFNGKDFLNSPRSLAFALNVDWFQPYVRRSDVSVGVIYLVLLNLPREERFKWENVILVGVIPDMETMPKSINPFLEPLVDELQVLWKGIRLHSSFSSIPLLYRGAILLAASDIPAARKLCGFKGHSAERACSKCFKRFPGSVRTGRDFSAFERENWPQRCNVLHRRYADKVKNGGSRTKQEKLATQYGCYFSILLELEYFDAVRFTVIDPMHNLFLGTAKRMFQLWIEKDLLTKDKLKVIEERINKLDVGTGVGRLPHKIASNHGRYKASQWKNWTVIYSIYALQDLLPDGHMNCWHTFVMACRLLAVPALSQSDLKKADMLLLKFCNQFEKLYGKK, encoded by the exons ATGCCCGAAATGTGCGCAACAGGTGAAG GTGCACATTCACAAGACCAATTGGAGGAAAGTGATTCAATTAACCAGAGCCAGGAACCACATCAAACAAAGACAGAG gATGTGGTTGAGAACTCTGAAGACCCAGCTGAAGAAGCTGAGTTTTGGGATGATATCTCAGATGACATTCTAAATGATTTGGGCAAGGGACAGCCACTTCCCGAGCCGAATGGAAATGCTTCACTCACAAGAAAGTTAACGTCCCTGCTCCAATGGTTCGTTCTGTTTATGCTTCTTTGGCAAGCAAATTGTAAAATCAGTGACAATGGGCTAGAATGGCTTCTACGTTTCATGTTCCAATTTTTACATTTGCTTGGTGTGACATGCAGGTGTGAAAACTTAGTGGCATTTTGTGCAATGTTCCCAACATCACTTTTTGTATTACGACAACTAGTCCATCTTGACCGTGATGACTTTGTAAAGTATGTGGTATGTCCCAAATGTTCCTATCTATATAATCCCAATGACTGCACTCAGAGAATTGGAGAGAAGATTGTGGCAAAGTGCTGCACCCATAAAGCATTCAAGAAAGGGAAAGGTGCAAAGGAATGTGGTGCGAGATTGGCAAAAAGAGTAGTGCTTGCAGATGGCAAGGAATGTTTTTATCCATTCAAGGTTTATTGTTTTAACAGTGTGATAAATCAAGTAGAATCATTGCTTAAAAGACCTAATTTTGCTCAGAAATGTGAACAGTGGCGTGAGAGAGATTGTGAGGATGGTGTTTACAGTGATGTTTATGATGGAAAAGTATGGAAAGACTTTATGACCTTTAATGGGAAAGACTTCTTGAACTCACCAAGAAGTTTGGCTTTTGCGTTAAATGTCGACTGGTTTCAACCGTATGTAAGAAGAAGTGATGTGTCTGTTGGAGTAATTTATCTAGTGCTGTTGAACTTGCCAAGGGAAGAACGCTTTAAATGGGAAAACGTTATTCTTGTTGGAGTTATACCAGATATGGAAACAATGCCAAAGAGTATAAACCCTTTCTTAGAACCTCTGGTAGATGAATTGCAAGTACTTTGGAAAGGTATACGTCTGCATTCAAGTTTCAGCAGTATACCTCTCTTATACAGAGGTGCCATTTTATTGGCAGCATCAGACATCCCAGCTGCTAGGAAACTTTGTGGATTTAAAGGACACTCAGCTGAAAGGGCTTGCTCTAAATGCTTCAAAAGATTCCCTGGATCAGTAAGGACTGGAAGAGATTTCTCTGCATTTGAACGAGAAAATTGGCCACAGCGGTGTAATGTATTGCACAGGAGGTATGCTGACAAGGTGAAAAATGGAGGAAGCAGGACAAAACAAGAGAAATTAGCAACTCAATACGGCTGCTACTTCAGTATACTCCTTGAACTTGAGTATTTTGATGCTGTTCGTTTTACAGTGATAGACCCTATGCATAATCTTTTTCTTGGTACTGCAAAAAGAATGTTTCAACTTTGGATAGAAAAGGACCTCCTTACAAAAGATAAACTCAAAGTTATTGAAGAAAGAATTAACAAACTGGATGTAGGAACTGGTGTAGGAAGACTGCCTCACAAAATTGCTTCAAATCATGGACGGTATAAAGCCTCGCAATGGAAGAATTGGACAGTCATTTATTCCATTTATGCATTGCAGGATTTGCTTCCAGATGGGCACATGAACTGTTGGCATACCTTTGTTATGGCCTGTCGTCTCCTTGCAGTTCCAGCTCTGTCACAGTCTGACCTTAAAAAAGCTGACATGCTTTTATTGAAGTTCTGCAATCAGTTTGAGAAACTTTATGGAAAGAAG
- the LOC137980318 gene encoding uncharacterized protein yields MHLHCHLKECVEDYGPVYSFWCFAFERYNGVLGSIATNNRSIEIQLMRKFLSEQFVSNVALPDEFSDTFSAFFQLQRSQINERMPVGSSHLLRMSTCSNLEPIDWSDISFISVPGSYKLMNLDSDDRQLLAKTYQAMYPNRHIEAFMVAEVCRKYSSVTLSGEKIGSRLECRSLRSARVMASWANQEGKVDPSAEIRPGFVKFFVVNTIRFEYDQYKKHVFACIDWYKEDTQKELYRRPVEVWRLKSFTQAGPAAFMPIQRCFCKFAAANEKMNGVEKLIVSPIQRTFC; encoded by the coding sequence ATGCATCTCCATTGCCACTTAAAGGAGTGTGTGGAAGATTACGGCCCTGTGTACAGTTTTTGGTGTTTTGCATTTGAACGCTACAATGGAGTTCTTGGAAGTATTGCCACTAACAATAGATCTATTGAAATTCAGCTAATGAGAAAGTTCCTCTCTGAGCAATTTGTATCAAATGTGGCCTTGCCTGATGAATTCAGTGACACATTTTCTGCCTTCTTCCAGTTGCAAAGATCACAGATAAATGAACGTATGCCTGTGGGGTCATCACATTTGTTGAGGATGTCAACATGCAGTAACCTAGAACCAATTGACTGGTCTGATATTTCATTCATATCTGTTCCTGGTTCCTATAAATTAATGAATCTGGATTCAGATGATCGTCAACTTCTTGCAAAAACTTATCAGGCTATGTACCCCAATAGGCACATCGAAGCCTTCATGGTTGCAGAAGTGTGCAGAAAGTACAGTTCTGTCACTTTGTCAGGAGAGAAGATTGGCTCCAGGCTGGAGTGTCGGAGTTTACGTTCTGCAAGGGTTATGGCTTCATGGGCTAACCAAGAGGGCAAAGTTGATCCATCAGCAGAAATTAGACCTGGCTTTGTCAAGTTTTTTGTGGTGAACACTATCAGATTTGAATATGATCAGTACAAGAAGCATGTGTTTGCGTGCATTGATTGGTACAAAGAGGATACACAAAAGGAGCTTTATCGTCGCCCAGTTGAGGTTTGGAGGCTTAAAAGTTTCACCCAAGCAGGACCTGCAGCCTTTATGCCAATTCAAAGGTGCTTTTGTAAGTTTGCTGCCGCGAATGAGAAGATGAATGGAGTTGAAAAGCTGATTGTAAGCCCCATCCAGCGTACATTCTGCTAA
- the LOC137980671 gene encoding uncharacterized protein, whose amino-acid sequence MATLGTIESFNPSLEDWNAYSERFDQYVIANDIKDEKKIVATFLTTIGSKTYNALRDLLAPAKPSKVKFEELVKTLRDHYEPKPIVIAERFHFHKREQHEGEGVAAYSAALKKCSEHCAFGTFLEEALRDRFVCGLRSKQTQKRLLAEKELTWKAAVEIALAMEVADKQASNFRNAAEAGGINYVKPPHPPKTPKQRKPCFRCG is encoded by the coding sequence atggccACTCTCGGAACAATAGAGTCCTTCAACCCCAGTCTAGAAGACTGGAACGCCTACAGTGAGCGTTTTGACCAGTACGTGATTGCTAACGACATCAAAGACGAGAAGAAGATAGTGGCAACCTTTTTGACCACGATCGGCAGCAAGACCTACAACGCCTTGAGGGATTTGCTTGCCCCAGCAAAGCCATCCAAAGTCAAGTTTGAAGAGTTGGTGAAAACTTTACGGGACCACTACGAACCGAAACCAATCGTGATAGCCGAACGATTTCACTTCCACAAGCGTGAACAGCACGAGGGGGAAGGTGTGGCGGCGTACAGCGCAGCCTTGAAGAAATGTTCAGAACACTGTGCCTTTGGCACTTTCTTAGAAGAAGCACTTCGAGACCGTTTCGTCTGTGGGCTAAGAAGTAAACAGACACAAAAGAGACTGTTGGCAGAAAAAGAGCTTACATGGAAGGCAGCCGTGGAAATTGCATTGGCAATGGAAGTTGCAGATAAGCAAGCCAGCAATTTCAGGAATGCGGCCGAGGCTGGAGGCATAAACTATGTTAAACCACCGCATCCTCCGAAAACACCCAAGCAAAGAAAGCCGTGTTTCCGTTGTGGTTAG